The DNA window GCCACCCGCAGCGGGGTGCTGACCGCGCAGGCGGCACCGGACGGCGTACTCACGCTGGACTTCCCGGCCTCCCCCGCCGACCCGGCCCCCACCCCCGAGGGCATCGCCGCCGCCCTGGGCACGGCCGTGCTGGCCGCGTACGACACCGGGGCGCTGGGCGACCTGCTGGTGGAGGTCGCCGACGAGACGGCGGTGCGCAGCCTGGACCCGGACCTGGCGGCCCTCGCCCGCCTCCGCGTCCGGGGCGTCGTCGCCACCGCCGCGGCCGACGACCCCGCAGCGGGCTACGACTTCGTCTCGCGGTTCTTCGCCCCGGCCGTCGGCATCCCCGAGGACCCGGTGACCGGCAGCGCCCACACCGCCCTGGCACCCCTGTGGTCCGCCCGGCTCGGCCGCCCCGACCTGGTCGGCCTCCAGGCATCCGCCCGCTCCGGACTCGTCCGCACCCGGCTGCGCGGCGACCGGGTCCTGCTCTCCGGCCACGCGGTCACCGTCCTGGACGGCACCCTAGCCCTCTGACGCCGCCCGGTCACCGTCCGGCCTGTCCGGCGCCACCCGCGCTCGGGGCAGGCCGGGCCGTAGGCGATCGGCTCCGCCAGGCGTTCACGGGCGGCGCGGCGGTCCGGGTCCGGCCCCGTCAGCCGGTCGGCAACCAGCTCACATGCCCGGCCAGCAGCGCATACCCGACAAAGGCCACGGTGTCGATCAGCGCATGCGCCACCACCAGCGGCATGACCCGCCCCCAGCGCCGGTACAGCAGGCAGAAGACCACGCCCATCACCACATTGCCGACGAAGCCGCCGACGCCCTGGTAGAGGTGGTACGAGCCGCGCAGCAGCGAGCTGGCGACCAGCGCCGCAGGCCAGGACCAGCCGAGTTGGGCGAGGCGGCGCAGCAGATAGCCGACGACGATGACCTCCTCCACGATGGCGTTCTGCCAGGCGGAGGCGATCAGGACGGGGATGCGCCACCACACGTCGGGCAGCGAGGAGGGCACCACCGTGAGGTTGGCGCCGGAGGCGCGCGCGCCCAGGTAGAGGGCGAGCCCGGAGCCGCCGATGGCGGCGGCCACGGCGGCGCCGCGCCCGAGGTCGGGCCAGCGGCGGGCCAGGTCGAAGCCGAGGGCCCGTACCGAGGAGCCCTCCCGCAGCAGCAGATGGGCGACCAGGGCCACCGGTACCAGCGCGGTGGCGATGCCGAAGAGCTGCCAGGCCAGGTCGAGCCAGGGGCGGCCGGGGGCGAGCGAGCCGTTGAGGGTGGCGGTCTGCTGCTTGAGGGCCGCGTGGCGGGTGAGCGAGCCGATGAAGCTGATCAGCGCACTGAGCCCGCTGGCGCCCAGCGACAGGGCCAGGACGATGATCAGTTCCTGGCCGAGCAGCCGCCGGGGGACCGCAAGAGCCGGTGCGGCGTTCTCGGTGGTCGTCAAGGGGGCTCGCTCCAACAACGCACAGGGGACCGGGCAGATCATCATTCCACAGCCATGCACGCATCCCACCCGAGCCCGGTTCACACCCGAGCCCGGCCCGGACCCAGGCCCCGGCTCAGCCCACCGGCCAGGTGTGCACCGGGTCCCCGCTGCGCATGTACTCCATGTACCGCCGGGTCATCGCGGCCAGCGCCGAGTCCCGGTCCTGCCCATAGCGGTCCCGGAAGTGGTGGAAGGTCGCGCTCTGCCAGGAGGCGCCATTGGTCCGGCGGCGGCAGCGCGCCTCGATGATGCCCAGGTAGCGGTCCCGGTCGGCGGCCTCCACCCCCCAGGCGTCCAGACCCTGGGCGGCGAGCGGCAGCAGCTCCTCCAGCACCAGCTCCACTGCGGGGATCCGCACCGGCGGGCCGACCCGCCCGCCGCGCCCCTGGCGCGGCCAGTGCAGCACCGCGTCGATACCGGCCCGGGCCGCGGCGTGGAAGTTCTCCGAGGCGAGCGCGAACGGCAGCCGCGTCCAGACCGGCCTCGGCTGCTCGGCCAGCGAGCGCACCAGGCCGTAGTAGAACGCCGTGTTGGCCAGGGTGTCGGCCACCGTCGGCCCGGCCGGCAGCACCCGGTTCTCCACCCTGAGGTGCGGCACCCCGTCGGCGACGTCGTAGACCGGGCGGTTCCAGCGGTAGATGGTGCCGTTGTGCAGTCGCAGCTCGGCCAGGCTGGGCACCCCGCCGGAGGCCAGCACCTTCCCCGGGTCCTCGTCGTCGCAGATGGGCAGCAGCGAGGGGAAGTACCGGACGTTCTCCTCGAAGAGCTCCAGCGCCGAGTCCACCCAGCGCTCGCCGAACCAGGTGATCGGCCGGACGCCCTGCGCCTTGAGCTCCTCGGGCCGGGTGTCGCACGCCTGCTCGAAGAGGACCGGCCGGGTCTCCCTCCACAGCTCCCGGCCGAACAGGAACGGCGAGTTCGCCCCCACCGCCACCTGCGCACCGGCCAGCGCCTGGGCCGCGTTCCACACCGCCGGGAACCGCTCGGGCGTCACCTGGAGGTGCAGTTGCAGGGAGGTGCAGGCGGCCTCGGCCACGATGGACGCCGACTCCACCTCCAGCCGCTCCACCCCGTCGATGTCCAGCACGATGTCCTCGCCGCGCGCGGCCAGGATCTGGTCGTTGAGCAGGCTGTACCGGTCGTTGCGGGACATGTTGTCCAGTACCGCGTGGTCGTTGGTGAGCGTGGGCAGCACGCCCACCATCACGATCCGCGCCCCCACCTCGGCGGCCTTGCGGTCGGCGTACCGCAGCCCGGTATCGATCTCCTCGCGCAGCTCCTCGAAGACCCGGCCGCCCAGCCGGTGCGGGGCGATGTTCACCTCGATGTTGAACTGCCCCAGCTCGGTCTGGAAGTCGGGGCTGGCGATGGCCCGCAGCACCTGCTCGTTGCGCATCACCGGGAGCCCCTGCTCGTCGGCGAGGTTGAGCTCGATCTCCAGTCCCATCACCGCGCGCGGGCGGTCGAAGCGGCTCTCCCGCAGCATCCGCTCCAGGGCCTCCAGGCAGGTCCTGAGCTTTCTGCGGTAGAGCTGCCGGTCGGACAGGTCGGAACCAGCGGCCGCGACCTTCTCGCCCATGGGCGCCATCCCTCCTCGGTGCACCGTGCCTGCATCATGCCCCGGGGGCGTGATCGATAGCCGAGCCGTTCAGCTGCGGCGGAGCACCTTTCCGCCGCCACGCGGATCACACCCCCGGGCCGCTGGGCACGCGTGAGATGACCGGTTTCGGGAACCCACGGACCGGAGGTCCTCTTGCGCCCGGCGGCGGACCGCCATACAAGAGTCACAGCCGGCAGTCACAGAGCCGCGCCCGGCCCCGGCCCGCCGGTCCTCCCGAGGATCGGCCCGCCGCCGCCCGCGCGCCACACGCTCGCCGGCACAGCACGGCACCCTCGCCCAGCGCCTGCACGCCGATCTCAACCGGAGAGGCGACCCGCCATGACCCTCCAGCTCCCCCAGCCTCCCGACGGAGCGCTGCGCTCCGTCCTCACCGCCCTCGCGTCGCCCAGCGCGGTGCGCCATGTCACCGCGCCCGCCCTGCGGTCGCCGGACGCGGAGCACCCACCGCTGCCCGCACATCCGCTCCCCGTCCACCTGCTGCGGGCCGGCACGGCGCTGGAGACGGCGCCCCGGACCGGCTGGCGGTTCCTGATCCGCTGCGGTGACCAGGTGGTCGCCGCAGCCGAGACCCTGGAGACCCCGGACGGCCACGCCTTCTCGCACTTCGCCGAGGGCCCCTACCTGGAGGCGACGCTGCGCGCACTCCAGCAGGCCCGCCGGGCCACCGCGACGGCGACCGGCCCTTACCAGCCACGGCTGCTGTCCGTACCGACCCTGTACACCACGGCGCTCTGGCTGCACGCCCTGCGGCCGGGCGGCACCGACCTGCTGATCCCGCTGGCGCCCGCGCCGCTCGGCATAGCCGCGCACCGGGCCTATCCG is part of the Peterkaempfera bronchialis genome and encodes:
- a CDS encoding PhzF family phenazine biosynthesis protein; protein product: MRLRVIDAFTDRPFSGNPAAVCLLDLPDWPQDAWMQQVAAELNLSETAFARPLPPGGEADWALRWFTPAVEVDLCGHATLATAHALHSDGSLPEGSVRFATRSGVLTAQAAPDGVLTLDFPASPADPAPTPEGIAAALGTAVLAAYDTGALGDLLVEVADETAVRSLDPDLAALARLRVRGVVATAAADDPAAGYDFVSRFFAPAVGIPEDPVTGSAHTALAPLWSARLGRPDLVGLQASARSGLVRTRLRGDRVLLSGHAVTVLDGTLAL
- a CDS encoding CPBP family intramembrane glutamic endopeptidase, which gives rise to MICPVPCALLERAPLTTTENAAPALAVPRRLLGQELIIVLALSLGASGLSALISFIGSLTRHAALKQQTATLNGSLAPGRPWLDLAWQLFGIATALVPVALVAHLLLREGSSVRALGFDLARRWPDLGRGAAVAAAIGGSGLALYLGARASGANLTVVPSSLPDVWWRIPVLIASAWQNAIVEEVIVVGYLLRRLAQLGWSWPAALVASSLLRGSYHLYQGVGGFVGNVVMGVVFCLLYRRWGRVMPLVVAHALIDTVAFVGYALLAGHVSWLPTG
- a CDS encoding glutamate--cysteine ligase, giving the protein MGEKVAAAGSDLSDRQLYRRKLRTCLEALERMLRESRFDRPRAVMGLEIELNLADEQGLPVMRNEQVLRAIASPDFQTELGQFNIEVNIAPHRLGGRVFEELREEIDTGLRYADRKAAEVGARIVMVGVLPTLTNDHAVLDNMSRNDRYSLLNDQILAARGEDIVLDIDGVERLEVESASIVAEAACTSLQLHLQVTPERFPAVWNAAQALAGAQVAVGANSPFLFGRELWRETRPVLFEQACDTRPEELKAQGVRPITWFGERWVDSALELFEENVRYFPSLLPICDDEDPGKVLASGGVPSLAELRLHNGTIYRWNRPVYDVADGVPHLRVENRVLPAGPTVADTLANTAFYYGLVRSLAEQPRPVWTRLPFALASENFHAAARAGIDAVLHWPRQGRGGRVGPPVRIPAVELVLEELLPLAAQGLDAWGVEAADRDRYLGIIEARCRRRTNGASWQSATFHHFRDRYGQDRDSALAAMTRRYMEYMRSGDPVHTWPVG